A stretch of the Halorussus salinus genome encodes the following:
- a CDS encoding NAD(P)/FAD-dependent oxidoreductase → MTQTPAYEVVVVGGGPAGLTTALYATRLGHRTALVNREGGRYEWVASVHNLLGVSEDTSGGEVTELGIDQLEEYGADYYPDDVREIGSVEPDQSPDAADFENESDGTQFCVTGENVTLRADRVVLATGFTDTPPNVRNLRQFTGRGLHYCLHCDAYTLGDEPVFVLGHDDHAAEMAMMLLNFTDDVDLLLNDEEATWSDDAAAQVEAHPVSVVGDRVDHAFADRASDRASDADHRNESEEADPWLGGLEFADGHTREYGGGFAVYGKEYNNELAADLGCDLREDGAIAVDDDRETSVSGVYAVGDVTHGQNQTPISLGDGAYAGIALHKDLRQFPVAADDLDRIDDLDAPAMADDLRARMWRVREADDHAGMTPEE, encoded by the coding sequence ATGACCCAGACTCCGGCCTACGAGGTGGTCGTCGTCGGCGGCGGCCCGGCGGGACTCACCACCGCGCTCTACGCGACCCGACTCGGCCACCGGACCGCGCTCGTCAACCGCGAGGGCGGGCGATACGAGTGGGTCGCGTCGGTCCACAACCTGCTGGGCGTCTCGGAAGACACGTCCGGCGGCGAGGTCACGGAACTCGGCATCGACCAACTCGAGGAGTACGGCGCGGACTACTACCCCGACGACGTGCGCGAGATAGGGAGTGTCGAACCCGACCAGTCGCCCGACGCGGCCGACTTCGAGAACGAGAGCGACGGGACCCAGTTCTGCGTGACCGGCGAGAACGTGACGCTCCGGGCCGACCGCGTGGTCCTCGCTACGGGGTTCACCGACACGCCGCCCAACGTCCGCAATCTCCGGCAGTTCACCGGTCGGGGACTCCACTACTGTCTGCACTGCGACGCCTACACCCTCGGCGACGAACCCGTCTTCGTCCTCGGGCACGACGACCACGCCGCCGAGATGGCGATGATGCTGTTGAACTTCACCGACGACGTGGACCTCCTGTTGAACGACGAGGAGGCCACGTGGAGCGACGACGCGGCCGCGCAGGTCGAGGCCCACCCGGTCTCGGTCGTGGGCGACCGCGTGGACCACGCGTTCGCCGACCGAGCGTCCGACCGCGCGAGCGACGCCGACCACCGGAACGAGAGCGAGGAGGCCGACCCGTGGCTCGGCGGCTTGGAGTTCGCCGACGGTCACACCCGCGAGTACGGCGGCGGCTTCGCGGTCTACGGCAAGGAGTACAACAACGAACTCGCCGCGGACCTCGGCTGTGACCTGCGCGAGGACGGAGCCATCGCGGTGGACGACGACCGCGAGACCAGCGTCTCCGGGGTCTACGCGGTCGGCGACGTGACCCACGGCCAGAACCAGACGCCCATCTCGCTGGGCGACGGCGCGTACGCCGGTATCGCGCTCCACAAGGACCTGCGCCAGTTCCCCGTCGCGGCCGACGACTTGGACCGCATCGACGACCTCGACGCGCCCGCGATGGCCGACGACCTCCGGGCGCGGATGTGGCGAGTCCGGGAGGCCGACGACCACGCC